A single region of the Garra rufa chromosome 6, GarRuf1.0, whole genome shotgun sequence genome encodes:
- the pane1 gene encoding centromere protein M: MALLTPYSKVPELNTATVLLVENEEELQSKLANAIVQYEKDFNVNVRLARKLPLPVENKETRPRIDLIVFIVNLLSERSLQSVESSLAHLHSDCFLGKVCFLVTDARCGSHTQERLVSVRKLAASHQCPVLCAEHRTADGVNAAAVRLLNILKVTAGMSPIATTALYLSSLTRCTVTSDLDED; the protein is encoded by the exons ATGGCGCTCTTGACACCGTACAGCAAAGTCCCGGAGCTAAACACCGCTACTGTCCTT TTGGTCGAAAATGAGGAGGAGCTGCAGTCCAAATTAGCCAATGCTATTGTGCAATATGAGAAAGATTTCAACGTAAATGT ACGACTGGCCAGAAAACTCCCTCTGCCTGTTGAGAACAAGGAAACCCGTCCTCGTATTGATTTAATAGTGTTTATAGTGAATCTGCTGTCAGAGCGAAG tctccAGTCAGTGGAAAGCTCTCTCGCTCATCTGCACTCAGACTGCTTCCTGGGGAAAGTGTGTTTCCTGGTCACTGATG CTCGCTGTGGCTCTCACACTCAGGAGCGGTTGGTCAGCGTAAGAAAACTGGCAGCTTCACATCAGTGTCCCGTCCTCTGCGCTGAGCACAGG ACGGCAGATGGCGTGAACGCAGCAGCCGTGCGGCTCCTCAACATCCTGAAGGTGACGGCGGGAATGTCGCCCATAGCAACCACCGCTCTCTATCTGTCCTCTCTGACCCGCTGCACGGTGACCTCTGACCTTGACGAGGACTGA